One genomic region from Chthonomonas calidirosea T49 encodes:
- a CDS encoding DUF1559 domain-containing protein, translated as MQPTKSKSSQGFTLIELLVVIAIIAILAAILFPVFAQAREKARAISCASNLKQLGLAFKMYTTDYDEHYPFGGWRPIDPSNGQQDGTWDWQNTVAPYIKNKGLYRCPDSTDMDENPNNPTDWSWNRNPVSYLYNNQWGRNRQPLSEAAAVAPADTWLVIDGHSDWGCAQTHNNACGGTDWLGRPHTVWNMEDTTFGSDASLVTGWLSWQGFTWGLPRHQQRAEVCYSDGHVKSIEVTPQDPASMSVKQGNQLYHTTPDCNGWFQQTYPYNKVAIPEQNNPGWKWCVN; from the coding sequence ATGCAACCGACAAAATCAAAATCTAGTCAAGGGTTTACCCTTATCGAGCTTCTCGTGGTTATCGCTATTATCGCCATTCTTGCGGCGATACTCTTCCCCGTGTTTGCCCAAGCCCGTGAGAAGGCACGCGCTATCTCTTGTGCTAGCAATCTCAAACAGCTTGGCCTCGCCTTCAAGATGTACACCACCGACTATGATGAGCACTATCCTTTTGGAGGTTGGCGTCCCATAGATCCTTCAAACGGCCAACAAGACGGTACCTGGGATTGGCAAAATACGGTGGCACCCTACATTAAAAATAAAGGGCTTTATCGTTGTCCTGATTCGACCGACATGGATGAGAATCCAAACAACCCAACCGACTGGTCGTGGAATCGTAATCCAGTTAGCTATCTGTACAACAATCAGTGGGGAAGGAATCGCCAACCGCTTTCTGAGGCTGCAGCCGTAGCACCAGCGGATACCTGGTTGGTAATTGATGGTCACTCCGACTGGGGATGCGCTCAGACCCATAATAATGCCTGTGGAGGCACGGACTGGCTGGGACGACCTCACACTGTGTGGAATATGGAAGATACCACCTTTGGGTCGGATGCCTCTCTCGTCACTGGCTGGCTTAGCTGGCAGGGCTTCACGTGGGGTCTTCCGCGACATCAGCAGCGTGCCGAAGTCTGCTACTCCGATGGACACGTTAAGTCCATTGAAGTGACACCGCAAGATCCGGCCTCCATGAGCGTTAAGCAAGGTAATCAACTCTACCACACCACGCCCGACTGTAACGGATGGTTCCAACAGACCTATCCCTACAATAAAGTGGCTATTCCGGAGCAGAATAACCCGGGTTGGAAATGGTGCGTGAACTAA
- a CDS encoding tetratricopeptide repeat protein, with translation MKRQYVLIGTIGCVLIVVSLLIRNSRWAEERMLKPLSAEELAYAVHDRPNDPLVFLYYGSALLKSGDLTDAAYAFTRATKLDPKLYEAYIGLGSTQFRLKDYAAAQTSFQRAAQLRPHQIAPYLGLAQAYYLSGLPEHATAPLKKIVALQPKNDLAWYTLGQMYGDAHEPDQALLAMQRAVALKPHNPEYRIALAEVLLHYARYTDAEQQLVQAIRDDYNNAYAHYLLGYVFEQEGDNPQLRGQAEQEFLNALAREPEMEPAYFDLGQLYERDGDYKPAITNYRKAFHLNPSDAQALYHLGLCLVQSGQTKEGQRLIEGAQELSRAQREIDYMQKRIIADPSNPDLRLRMARIYKKYGNYSEALQQYQVYSALRPPDRRIEKEIAACYMSFKTASTPKTSSGHPSQP, from the coding sequence ATGAAGCGACAATATGTTTTGATTGGAACAATAGGTTGTGTGCTTATTGTGGTGAGTCTTCTAATCCGCAACAGCCGGTGGGCGGAAGAACGTATGTTGAAACCGCTTTCCGCGGAAGAACTAGCCTATGCCGTTCATGACCGCCCTAACGATCCCCTGGTTTTCCTCTACTACGGTTCTGCTCTCTTGAAATCCGGCGATCTAACAGACGCTGCCTACGCGTTTACAAGGGCTACGAAACTCGATCCCAAGCTCTATGAGGCTTATATAGGGCTTGGCAGTACCCAATTTCGCCTAAAGGACTATGCAGCGGCACAAACCTCTTTCCAAAGAGCTGCCCAACTACGACCCCATCAAATTGCGCCCTATCTCGGATTGGCACAAGCCTACTATTTAAGCGGTCTGCCCGAACACGCCACAGCCCCGCTCAAGAAGATCGTCGCACTACAACCCAAAAACGATCTCGCTTGGTATACCCTCGGACAGATGTATGGAGATGCTCATGAGCCAGACCAAGCGCTCTTGGCGATGCAACGTGCCGTGGCACTCAAGCCCCATAATCCCGAGTATCGCATTGCCTTAGCAGAAGTTCTTCTACACTACGCCCGTTACACCGATGCAGAACAACAGCTCGTGCAGGCTATCCGCGACGATTATAACAATGCCTATGCACACTATCTGCTTGGATATGTGTTCGAACAGGAAGGGGATAATCCACAACTTAGAGGCCAGGCAGAACAAGAGTTTCTCAACGCGCTCGCCCGCGAGCCCGAAATGGAACCTGCCTACTTTGATCTAGGGCAACTCTACGAACGCGACGGAGACTACAAGCCTGCCATCACCAACTACCGTAAAGCATTTCACCTTAACCCCTCCGATGCCCAAGCGCTCTATCACCTAGGCCTCTGCCTTGTTCAATCGGGTCAAACTAAAGAAGGTCAGAGACTGATTGAAGGCGCTCAAGAGCTTAGTCGTGCTCAGCGAGAAATAGACTATATGCAAAAACGCATTATTGCCGATCCGAGCAATCCTGACCTCCGCCTACGTATGGCGCGTATCTACAAAAAGTATGGAAACTATTCAGAAGCACTGCAGCAGTACCAAGTCTATAGCGCGCTGCGCCCTCCGGATCGACGAATCGAAAAAGAGATCGCTGCCTGCTATATGAGTTTTAAAACGGCAAGTACACCCAAAACGTCTTCAGGACATCCATCACAACCATGA